A window of Solanum stenotomum isolate F172 chromosome 3, ASM1918654v1, whole genome shotgun sequence contains these coding sequences:
- the LOC125859128 gene encoding origin of replication complex subunit 1A-like — protein MDFGESTPKKKSKQSINTAPIKQQNPLSISSSSPSDPIYPKTPQTLNPTNRRRSVRLSSTPQTPAPPPLSPPTSARRGKSLNFTPKNGTNSAKRRKSKVADLTPVLTPGLTESKRKRKCVERKNVGVEKRSVSRSCKKRVYYKKVVFDGGEFGVGDDVYVKRREDAGSDNEDPEVEECRICYKPAGRVIMIECDECLGGFHLKCLKPPLQEVPEGDWICVYCEAKKLGKIMEMPAPPKGKKRVRTAKEKLLDSDLWAARIESIWKEVDGTYWFRAHWYIIPEETDARRQPHNLRRELYRTNDFADVEMESVIRHCFVLSPKEFEKARNGGDDVFLCEYEYDIHWHSFKRISEIEDNAVDDDEAENDGDWNSCEDQDSDGEDDVEYEREKLSNLLTRPSPAHPLAANSRKGRFFGLQKIGAKKIPEHVRSHKLTELEKAKGTLLLATLPKSLPCRTKEMEEITTFVKGAICDDQCLGRCLYIHGVPGTGKTMSVLAVMRSLRCEVDAGSIKPYCFVEINGLKLASPENIYSVIYEALNGHKVGWKKALHSLNERFSNVAEHSKEENRPCILLIDELDLLVTRNQAVLYNILDWPTKPHSKLIVIGIANTMDLPEKLLPRISSRMGIQRLCFGPYNYQQLQEIILTRLNGIEAFEKPAIEFASRKVAAVSGDARRALEICRRAAELADYRVKKLLPIPDSAAAGKMLVRMADVEAAIQEMFQAPHIQVMRSSSKLSKIFLAAMVYEGHKTGMSETTFDKLAITVSCLCTSNGEKFPGWDMLLKVGCKLGECRILLCEPGVKHKLQKLQLNFPSDDVSFALKDSKELSWLARYL, from the exons ATGGATTTTGGTGAAAGTACGCCGAAGAAGAAATCGAAACAATCCATTAATACAGCACCCATTAAGCAGCAAAACCCACTTTCCATTTCCAGTTCATCTCCTTCAGATCCTATTTACCCTAAAAccccacaaaccctaaaccccaccAATCGCCGCCGTTCCGTTCGCCTTAGCTCCACCCCTCAAACACCGGCGCCGCCGCCTCTATCGCCTCCAACTTCTGCCCGACGAGGTAAATCTCTGAACTTTACTCCGAAAAATGGTACCAATTCAGCTAAAAGAAGGAAATCTAAGGTTGCTGATTTAACCCCTGTTTTAACACCGGGACTTACTGAATCGAAGAGGAAAAGGAAATGTGTAGAGAGAAAAAATGTGGGTGTTGAGAAAAGAAGTGTTTCGAGGAGTTGTAAGAAGAGGGTGTATTATAAAAAAGTGGTTTTTGATGGGGGGGAGTTTGGTGTGGGGGATGATGTATATGTTAAGAGGAGAGAAGATGCTGGTTCGGACAATGAGGATCCCGAAGTGGAGGAATGTAGGATTTGTTACAAGCCAGCAGGGAGGGTAATTATGATTGAGTGTGATGAATGCTTAGGAGGGTTTCATTTGAAGTGTTTGAAGCCACCTTTACAGGAGGTTCCTGAAGGGGATTGGATTTGTGTGTATTGCGAGGCGAAGAAATTAGGGAAAATAATGGAAATGCCTGCACCACCCAAGGGGAAGAAACGGGTAAGGACTGCTAAGGAAAAGTTACTTGACAGTGATCTGTGGGCGGCTCGTATTGAGAG TATATGGAAAGAAGTGGATGGTACATATTGGTTCCGGGCACATTGGTATATTATTCCTGAGGAAACAGATGCAAGAAGACAGCCACATAACTTAAGGAGAGAACTTTATCGGACTAATGATTTTGCTGATGTTGAG ATGGAATCTGTCATCAGGCATTGCTTTGTTTTGTCTCCAAAAGAATTTGAGAAGGCAAGAAATGGTGGAGATGATGTTTTCCTTTGTGAATATGAATATGACATCCACTGGCATAGTTTCAAGCGCATTTCTGAGATTGAAGATAATGCTGTG GATGATGATGAAGCTGAGAATGATGGGGATTGGAACTCTTGCGAAGATCAAGACTCTGACGGGGAAGACGATGTAGAATATGAACGGGAAAAACTAAGTAATCTATTAACCAGACCATCTCCAGCTCATCCTTTGGCTGCG AATTCAAGAAAGGGTCGCTTTTTTGGACTACAAAAGATTGGTGCAAAGAAGATACCAGAACATGTGAGGTCTCATAAGCTTACTGAACTTGAGAAAGCAAAAGGAACCCTTTTGCTGGCAACTTTACCCAAGTCTCTACCTTGTAGGACTAA AGAAATGGAAGAGATAACTACATTCGTAAAAGGTGCCATATGCGATGATCAATGCCTGGGTAGATGCCTTTACATACATGGTGTTCCTGGGACAGGAAAG ACAATGAGTGTATTAGCAGTAATGAGGAGTTTAAGGTGTGAAGTTGATGCAGGGAGCATTAAACCTTATTGTTTTGTGGAGATTAATGGCCTAAAATTGGCTTCACCCGAGAATATTTACAGT GTTATTTATGAAGCACTTAATGGGCACAAGGTCGGTTGGAAAAAGgctcttcattccttgaatgaGCGGTTTTCCAATGTTGCTGAACATAGCAAAGAGGAAAACCGGCCTTGTATTCTACTTATAGATGAACTGGATCTCCTGGTTACCAGAAATCAAGCG GTTTTATATAACATTCTTGATTGGCCTACCAAGCCACATTCCAAACTGATTGTTATAG GTATTGCAAATACTATGGATCTTCCGGAGAAGTTGCTTCCGAGGATTTCAAGTCGTATGGGCATTCAAAGACTTTGCTTTGGTCCCTATAACTATCAGCAACttcaagaaattattttaactcGCCTCAATGGAATTGAGGCCTTCGAAAAACCTGCAATTGAATTTGCGTCAAGGAAG GTGGCAGCTGTTTCAGGTGATGCACGCCGTGCACTAGAAATATGTAGGCGAGCTGCGGAACTTGCAGATTATCGTGTTAAGAAATTGCTACCAATTCCCGATTCTGCTGCAGCAG GTAAAATGCTTGTCAGAATGGCAGATGTTGAAGCAGCCATTCAGGAAATGTTCCAGGCTCCTCATATCCAA GTGATGAGAAGCAGCTCCAAGCTGAGTAAAATTTTCTTGGCAGCTATGGTTTATGAGGGTCACAAGACGGGGATGAGCGAGACCACCTTTGACAAG TTGGCAATAACTGTTTCCTGTCTCTGTACAAGCAATGGTGAAAAATTTCCAGGATGGGATATGCTTTTAAAAGTTGG